A window of the Homo sapiens chromosome 18, GRCh38.p14 Primary Assembly genome harbors these coding sequences:
- the ZSCAN30 gene encoding zinc finger and SCAN domain-containing protein 30 isoform X2 — protein sequence MSGEATVLAYHAPEEQEGLLVVKVEEENYVLDQDFGLQENPWSQEVFRQKFRQFSYSDSTGPREALSRLRELCCQWLRPEVHSKEQILELLMLEQFLAILPEELQAWLREHRPENGEEAVTMLEELEKELEEPRQQDTTHGQEMFWQEMTSTGALKSLSLNSPVQPLENQCKTETQESQAFQERDGRMVAGKVLMAKQEIVECVASAAMISPGKLPGETHSQRIAEEALGGLDNSKKQKGNAAGNKISQLPSQDRHFSLATFNRRIPTEHSVLESHESEGSFSMNSNDITQQSVDTREKLYECFDCGKAFCQSSKLIRHQRIHTGERPYACKECGKAFSLSSDLVRHQRIHSGEKPYECCECGKAFRGSSELIRHRRIHTGEKPYECGECGKAFSRSSALIQHKKIHTGDKSYECIACGKAFGRSSILIEHQRIHTGEKPYECNECGKSFNQSSALTQHQRIHTGEKPYECSECRKTFRHRSGLMQHQRTHTRV from the exons ATGTCAGGAGAGGCCACAGTCTTGGCCTACCATGCTCCAGAAGAACAGGAAGGACTTCTAGTTGTCAAGGttgaagaagaaaattatgttttGGACCAGGACTTTGGCCTTCAGGAAAACCCCTGGAGCCAAGAGGTATTCCGGCAGAAGTTCAGGCAGTTTAGTTACTCTGACTCCACTGGCCCTCGGGAGGCTCTGAGCCGGCTGCGAGAGCTTTGCTGTCAGTGGTTGAGGCCGGAGGTGCACTCCAAGGAGCAGATCCTGGAGCTGCTGATGTTGGAGCAGTTCCTGGCCATCCTTCCTGAGGAGCTGCAAGCTTGGCTGCGAGAGCATCGGCCAGAGAATGGAGAGGAAGCTGTGACTATGCTGGAGGAGCTGGAAAAAGAACTGGAGGAGCCAAGGCAACAG GACACAACTCATGGCCAAGAAATGTTCTGGCAGGAAATGACATCCACAGGAGCACTGAAGTCTCTGTCTCTGAATAGCCCGGTGCAGCCCTTAGAGAACCAGTGCAAGACTGAGACTCAGGAGTCCCAGGCTTTCCAGGAGAGAG ATGGCAGGATGGTGGCTGGCAAAGTGTTGATGGCAAAGCAAGAAATTGTTGAATGTGTAGCCTCAGCAGCTATGATATCGCCGGGAAAACTTCCTGGAGAAACACATTCCCAACGGATAGCTGAAGAAGCTTTGGGAGGTCTGGACAACTCTAAGAAGCAAAAGGGAAATGCTGCAGGGAACAAAATCAGTCAGCTTCCTTCCCAGGACAGACATTTCAGTCTGGCAACCTTCAACAGAAGAATCCCCACAGAACACAGTGTCCTTGAATCTCATGAGAGTGAAGGAAGTTTCAGTATGAATTCAAATGATATTACACAACAGAGCGTTGACACTAGGGAAAAGCTCTATGAGTGCTTTGACTGTGGGAAGGCCTTTTGCCAGAGCTCAAAGCTGATtagacatcagagaattcatactggagagagacCTTATGcatgtaaagaatgtggcaaagccttcagTTTGAGCTCAGACCTTGTtagacatcagagaattcatagtggtgaaaaaccctatgaatgttgtgaatgtggaaaagccttcaggGGCAGTTCAGAGCTCATCAGGCATCGGAGaatccacactggagagaagccttatgAATGTGGagaatgtgggaaggccttcagcCGGAGCTCAGCCCTTATTCAGCATAAGAAAATTCACACTGGAGATAAAAGCTATGAATGTATTGCATGTGGTAAGGCTTTTGGTAGGAGTTCTATCCTTATTGAACATcaaagaattcacactggagagaaaccttatgaatgtaatgaatgtggaaaatcCTTCAATCAGAGCTCAGCCCTCACCCAGCaccagagaattcacactggagagaagccttatgAATGTAGTGAATGTAGAAAAACATTTAGGCATAGGTCAGGCCTTATGCAGCATCAGAGAACACACACCAGAGTTTAA
- the ZSCAN30 gene encoding zinc finger and SCAN domain-containing protein 30 isoform 2 (isoform 2 is encoded by transcript variant 3) → MVAGKVLMAKQEIVECVASAAMISPGKLPGETHSQRIAEEALGGLDNSKKQKGNAAGNKISQLPSQDRHFSLATFNRRIPTEHSVLESHESEGSFSMNSNDITQQSVDTREKLYECFDCGKAFCQSSKLIRHQRIHTGERPYACKECGKAFSLSSDLVRHQRIHSGEKPYECCECGKAFRGSSELIRHRRIHTGEKPYECGECGKAFSRSSALIQHKKIHTGDKSYECIACGKAFGRSSILIEHQRIHTGEKPYECNECGKSFNQSSALTQHQRIHTGEKPYECSECRKTFRHRSGLMQHQRTHTRV, encoded by the coding sequence ATGGTGGCTGGCAAAGTGTTGATGGCAAAGCAAGAAATTGTTGAATGTGTAGCCTCAGCAGCTATGATATCGCCGGGAAAACTTCCTGGAGAAACACATTCCCAACGGATAGCTGAAGAAGCTTTGGGAGGTCTGGACAACTCTAAGAAGCAAAAGGGAAATGCTGCAGGGAACAAAATCAGTCAGCTTCCTTCCCAGGACAGACATTTCAGTCTGGCAACCTTCAACAGAAGAATCCCCACAGAACACAGTGTCCTTGAATCTCATGAGAGTGAAGGAAGTTTCAGTATGAATTCAAATGATATTACACAACAGAGCGTTGACACTAGGGAAAAGCTCTATGAGTGCTTTGACTGTGGGAAGGCCTTTTGCCAGAGCTCAAAGCTGATtagacatcagagaattcatactggagagagacCTTATGcatgtaaagaatgtggcaaagccttcagTTTGAGCTCAGACCTTGTtagacatcagagaattcatagtggtgaaaaaccctatgaatgttgtgaatgtggaaaagccttcaggGGCAGTTCAGAGCTCATCAGGCATCGGAGaatccacactggagagaagccttatgAATGTGGagaatgtgggaaggccttcagcCGGAGCTCAGCCCTTATTCAGCATAAGAAAATTCACACTGGAGATAAAAGCTATGAATGTATTGCATGTGGTAAGGCTTTTGGTAGGAGTTCTATCCTTATTGAACATcaaagaattcacactggagagaaaccttatgaatgtaatgaatgtggaaaatcCTTCAATCAGAGCTCAGCCCTCACCCAGCaccagagaattcacactggagagaagccttatgAATGTAGTGAATGTAGAAAAACATTTAGGCATAGGTCAGGCCTTATGCAGCATCAGAGAACACACACCAGAGTTTAA